The sequence below is a genomic window from Phycodurus eques isolate BA_2022a chromosome 6, UOR_Pequ_1.1, whole genome shotgun sequence.
TCAGTATAACCCACATTCGAACTACAGTATAACAGTAAGGCTACGTGTGAAAGAACAGATCAATAAAACAAgccacaaaatgtaaacattttgacaGTCCTCAAATGTATTACAATTCATTACATTCAATCAAGATCCATACATGTCCAGATGACAAAATTGATTTGGGctggaaaaatgaaaaaccGATAAGCTTTCGTGATTTGTAATACAATTTACGGTTGTAATCTCCTTGTGTTGTCCCCTCAGCAACCTCTAATCCAATCCTGTTTTATCCGTGCTGATGATGCCACAGCCTCACAATACATATCGTGAACAGATGTATCCTTGTCTTACCTCAGCACTGTGTTACACATTTTTATGCATCTtgtatttaagtaaaaaaaacttttgaagtTTGTTTTTTCAGGGGAAGATATTGCATTTGCTGTttcccttgtctatttagatcACTGAACAATTTCAGACTGGTTTGATAATTAGTTTCCCAGGTGAACGTAATGAAAAGTACAGACTGGCCAATGCCTTGCAAACAGGATGAAAACACTggatatttcaaaaataaatacataaataaataataaataatttgtgTGTGACTTCCGATAAAAGCCCATTAGGGAATGGTTCTGCATCATATTAAGACAGCAGCTTTTGAAAAGACACTGATGAGCAGCGAGCAGGTATTGGAAGCTGCCGGTGTCTCTTGAGTCCCAAGAACCTCTCGATGCAGGTCCTCCAAAGGTTTGCAGTCATGAATAAAGCTTTATTTTAGCCACCCCCATAAGCAATGCTCACAAGGAGAAACATTTGCAGTGGGCTCAGAAATAAATGAAGACAATTTAATTCAATGATGAATGCCATGCTACTTTGGATGGTCCAGATGGATGGAGTTTTTGAAGGTTGGTGGATCGCCACAGGGCTGCGGTGTGTGCAACAAGCTGATGGACTGATGTTTTGTGCTGGAATAATGGGGAGTGCGGTGGTATGTCCCCTTTGGGGCACCTGAAGGTGTCAAAATGGCCTCTGCAACATACTATATGTGGTGTTTCTAACTGACCATTTCCTGCCATGGTGTAAACCAAAAACCAGGCCTTGTGCAGTAAAATAGTTCTCATGCTAATGCACAGTCCTCTCTCTGCAAAAAAATACCATTGAAGCTTTAGCTGCTATAGGTATAAGAGCAGAAAAAAACTGTGTGCCCTTCTCgtcccctgacctcaaccctattaaGAACCTGTGGAGAATCCTTTAGAGGAAGAGCCATGACGTTGGATGGCCGTATATAAATGAAAGGCTCCAATGTTAATGTATCTTAATCggcattttttaatgtaaatagcatttgtgtgtgtgattttttttttaatgatctcTACATAAtgactgaaataaaaataaattaactgtCATATATGTGTATAATAATTTGGAGCATGTATTTTAGTAAtttagcacaaaaaaaatactgctgTCATGGTGGTGgttattgttcaataaaatcCTGATTATTACAGAAGTTACTATGGTTGTTTCCTGTCAAGAAAGAAATCAAGAAATGTATTCACTGAAAAGCATATGGACTatgaaggaaaatgagcaaaaacaacatataccaaataatttggaacatgtGACAGTctccttatgtttttgattacAGATCTTTAAATTGTGTCTTGTGCATTAAGGGTAAAAACAGTGAAAACTGAGTGATAACTTATATGatttgtatgcgtgtgtgtgcgtgcatgtgcacaAGGAAGCTACCTGTTTGGGTCTCTGTTGTTAGTTTCTGGTTATTCCAGTTGAAAGTTCACTAAGCACATACAGatagatttttgtgtgtgcagaaaTATATAAGCCTTGTGAATTTGTGGATCAACAAACCACTACACATTTTTGTGTCATGCATATACAGAAAAGATTGCTAAACCTTTGTACCAGTGATGGTACAGTGTCACTATCGTCCATGCAGTGTATACATGCATTATAATCTAACTGTATTTCCACTCTCTTGTCTTCACTCCTCTTTTCATGCACTGTTTGACCTCAATTTACACCCTGCAGGACCGAGACCTGCGGCCTGAAGAAATGGAAGGTATAATTGCTCTCATAAAATGATTGCATCTctttcctcacacacacattcctttCAATCGAATCAATTGATTGACAACATGAGAGCTTTTGTGACTTTGCCCTCACCTTGACACATCCAATTGctggtacagtatgtgtttttcATGTATGCATAACTGAGAGAGTATTACAGTAGTTTTATAATAagcattattttacaaaatagaAATGTGAAGAGCATTTTCCCTGTAATTCTTTTCAGGATATAAATGCTAAGTAGATGTATGACATACTGTCCATGTCAACACTACAGTCATGATTGAAAAGATTTAAAAATGCAATTGCAGTTGCATGTTATTGTTGCAGTGGCAATTGGGTCTCCAAAGTGATTTTGATCCAGaatctgtaaatgttttagAGAGCGAAAGGCAGAGACAGATGCAGTTAAGATAAATAATTATTCCCATTATTCCTACAGAGCTCCGTGAGGCATTCAGAGAGTTTGACAAAGACAAGGATGGCTTTATCAGCTCTAAGGACCTTGGCGAGTGCATGAGGACGATGGGATACATGCCAACAGAAATGGAGTTGATAGAGCTCAGCCAGCAGATCTGTGAGTCCTGAAAAACAGCTCATTGAAAAAAGTGAAAACGAAATTCAGAAATCATCCAAAACACCTAACAGGAATTACAGGAAATAAACTACAATATAACTAAAGCCCCTAAGAAATCACAGCTCTGCTTCTGATGGGCATCCACCAGACATCATTTCGTTCTAAGAACGTTTCTAAATAGAACGTTTCTTTTTgctgcacggtggacaactggttagcagatccGCCTCATAgctctgagggcccgggttcaaatttggcctcacctgcgtgggttttctccggctactccggtttcctcccacatcccaaaaacatgcatggtgggttaattgaagactctaaattgtccgtaggtgtgactgtgagttcgaatggttgtttgtttatatgtgccctgcgattggctggcaaccagttttaaattaaattttaaattaaaatacatgacaattttggggggggaaattgaagaaaagtcttcaattttggggggggggggaaatgtaaaataatgtcTTTAAACATAAGGTCTattgaacagattttttttctttgctttcttaATGTGCCCTTGTTTCTTGGGTGGGTAGTTGAAGGGTTAactgttcatgactcaacagaATGTAGTTTATTTTACGTTTCCTGTTTGTTGGGCTCCAGGTGGGGGCAGAGTGGACTTTGAAGACTTTGTGGAGTTGATGGGTCCCAAAATGCTGGCTGAGACTGCAGAcatgattggagtcaaagagcTGAGGGATGCTTTTAGAGAGGTAAGCATTTCAGATGCTGCTTACACAAGTCGTCCATTATTTGTCCATAGATGttataatgataaaaaaaaaaaaaaaaaaagtgtgggatCCTTTGCATTTGGCcttctttttcttgtaattttccCAGTTTGACTCTGATGGGGATGGTCAGATCAGCCTTGGGGAGCTGAGAGAAGCCATGAAGAAGCTGATGGGAGAGCAACTCAACCACCGCGAGATCGATGAGATCCTGCGTGACGTCGACCTCAACGGTGACGGAGAGGTAGACTTTGAGGGTGAGGATGTGGATGTACCCTTAATATTCGATACACCAgcagaaatatacagtatattgtatctTCCCTTTGAGATATTAATGTTCAATTTTAgacattttgaacaatgatgtaCTGATACAGTAGGGCTTTGGACATATTCTAAATATCATATGTGTCCTTTTGACAAAAAGAATAAATAGAGGGATACCAGTATTAGCGGGGACATAATTACAATTCGCTGCATGCCATACATAAATATCAATGTATAGTAGGTGGGAAATAAAAGTTTAGTGTTAGGCTGTCATGTTACTTGCCACGTTttataattttcttttattccttttttttgtatttagaaTTTTTCCTTGTATTgtaaacaaaagacaaacaattataatggccattacagcattgttaaaacaaCCTATTTCAATGACTTTTGCATTGCACTTCAAGGTTGTAATTGTGATGGcaatttgcagtggtgtagaactgcattgcATCCCACTGcgaacaaaaatattgaaacaaATCTCAACATAGCATAGAGAAGAATAGATTGTACATATCGTAAAAGTGAATGTTCCATTGGCAATATAAATGAAAACTGTCCTATTATTTCTCGAAAAAGGTGCATTTTATAATCTCGAGTAGTGGATTGCATGagaatgtgcaggtgtacccaaCTACCTACCATGCACATTGTACATGTCCTGTCCATCaatatgtaatattaaaatTCAGATTGAGGTCAAATGAAAGTTGCATTTATCCTTgacaagaatgttttttttcctcagagtTTGTGCGAATGATGTCTCGCTGAGCGAACCGTCTTTGCTGCAATGAATGGGGATGACACACTGTTAATGTTCTTGTCATTGTAATTCTTCTTGATATACATTCATGTTTGTGTCCATCCTTCCATTCTCTAATAAGTGTAAAAGAACCCCTCGCATGTGTTACTGTTCTGTGAATATGTAATGTAACTGTTGTGACATGTAATGGGATGACATGAACTAGACGGGCAGTTGAACAAGGACAGGGCCGGCTACGCTCAAACTATCTTGAAAACGGCGATGTCACACAGTATGCTGACTCATACAggtcaaatcagaatcagaatcagaatcagaatcgtctttatttgccaagtatgtccaaaacacacaaggaatttgtctccggtagttggagccgctctagtacaacaaacagtcaatttacagaacactttggggacataaagacattgacaaaaaacaattgtgcaaaaagatgcagagtcctctagcacttagagcagttcgaacgactaatattgcaatagtccggtgcaatgaccattgtgcaaagggcgctgagacttcaaggagtgtatgcggtttaaagtgacaagtagtgcgatcatctgggacaatgtcggttgtgcaaatgttacagatattcAAAATAGAATGaaagagaataaaatgatttgttaaaacaaaaaaacaaaaaaatactttaataaaacaaatgtgctGCTTGCTTTTTCACTTTGAAAAGCTTCAATGCAGTTAGTTACAAAGTACAATGccacttttaaatgtatttattaacttttttttactttatttattttccaaaattaacCAAATTCGTTTGTAGTATGTATTGTCGTgtctaaaaataaatctaaataaagACTTTGGGTTATAATCGTGACTATGCTAATGTGCCTGTTGCACTCAGAATCAATTCACTGTGACTCGTATAAACTTTCAGATTTGAGGAGTGTCCTTTCGCTTTTGTTCATTAGCGGCCACCATATTTAAGGGCTAAACATGAGGGATTAATCCTGGGCGGCACGGGTGACAACTGGTtccagcgtctgcctcacagttccgaggaccggggttcaatccccggcccagcctgtgtggagtttgcatgttctccctgtgcctgtgtgggttttctccgggcactccggtttcctcccacatcccaaaaacatccatggtaggttaactgaagtctcgaaattgcccgtaggtgtgaatgtgattgcgaatggttgtttgtttatgtgtgccctgtgattggttggcaaccagttcagggtgtaccccgcctcctgcccgaagatagctgggataggctccagcacgcccgcgacccttgtgaggagaagcggctcagaaaatggatggatggaataatccTGTGGTTCTTGTGACTGGCACAATTTGGATTATAATAAGAAGTACATTTGATAAAAAGTGTTTCAAATCAGTAATGACCCCCAGTTAAAATAAAAGTGCATTGCACTTTGTCTGCTCATTATTGTTAATTGTATGTTAGAAATtaataatgaaatgttttatactgattggctggcgaccacttcactAGAGGTTCTGAGATtaactgtatttacagtattagaAACAAACTTGGtatgaagtaaaaacaaacaaaaaacagtgttatgaaataaatcatttacTTTGCACAATGACTATTGCTCTTCCTCAAAttgtaattgaaaataaaaacatccatccatcaatttgctaccaaaatttttttaaattcaacacaccacagagaagagtaatgttaaaaagcctgccaaatttgaatgaataacaaAAATCGTGACGTATAtcaaatcaggcttcaaaacttgaataattagggccacctctcagctcccaggacgctgtgggtgtgtcgaatggatgcgccaaaaggaatcaaacatactgagggggtcatagcttatacgatgtaaaaacacgttaggaggctcaacttcaaaattgaatgtttattgtggactataatcataaaaataagcacacgaGTCAACTTAACCttgttgttggtgacataatgtcacagccgaccACGGCACCTGATGACAGTGGGACGgtaggagggaaaaaaataaaaaataaaaaaatgtaaaattgaggcatccagcgaaaACGAATTTTCAGGGTGGACCCATTGTTaacttgctaactgcacgctggagtggtaaatgggcattgttatggaagctaagcacagctaactcacaactgagtgGCATAGCCAAACGGAACGATGTCACTTTGTACTTctgtagtgggggagggaactcgcgcTAGAAAGTATCCGGCCCGGCCCCGAGACGTCACTGGcctgtgttttagccccgcccataAAATCAGGACAATTCAAACGGTGACAAAGATGCTTAAGCtttatctcaacaattcagcatgATATTGTTGTGTCTTTggatatgttttcagcacttatcttcaaacatatttaatgtattttgaaacaaaacaccGATatctgcttagtgccactttaaagaCCATTATGACTACTTGCACAATCCAAAATCCTGCTTTTACACGTAATTTAGAAACTGCTAGATGGTATTGTCTCAAGTATTTATATTTGAACAGATTCAAGAAACAAATGCTCTATTTTTACAGTGTTCAATAAAATATGCATtctaaataaatgtgaatacatATAAGCGCTTTTGTCCAACTGATTCATGTGGGATGCTTTGATGAGGTTTCACCACTTTGTTGCTTCTTTTTGAGTCTCCTACATGCATAGTACACATGCACAAAGTGACCTTTGTCTATACCTGAATGTAATGAAGGCAAGTAGCACATCTAAGTTTGCTTAGAAAGCCACGGTGATGGCCCTGAGAACCTCACGTGGTTCATTTTCTTGTCACTATTGTCAACCCTCGTGGTTGCCCCTCTTATGGAACTTATATTGGCAACCTTGAAAATGCCTAACAGAGATTCCTTAACTTAAATGTTGATAAGTGTACCGCCCATGTAAATCTGTCAGAACTGATTTACCTCTTCAGGAATGAATTTCTTCTTAAAGCACTTGAAGATCCTGACATTTCAACAGACATTTGCTCAACAAAAGAGGAAGGGAATGTAGGAAGAGGACAGTACACAAaattgtcacgtacgtggttagggcgagggcgagggcgagtaacgcaaggcaagaacatggtggacccaattgcagggaagcagggaggcaaggcaggagtgcgggagtctcaaaataataatatttaatcttcaaaaagggaaaactgaacaaagtcccacaacagataccaatcaaatcaaagtaacactcgaatatctaaaactggaaacaaactatgacctgtgagtaagacgtggaatagaaagggaaaatgacacctgacaatgacataccacaatgataaagacaactggcgactatgacatggcaaagacatgtgacaacgacaatgaaccgacaagaagtgaaagaaaccagggaactaaatacaaacagattgacgagacaacgaggaacacctggacaagacacgagtggctggagagagctgattggtcgacacaaagtagacgagaacaggtggacacagcaacttaatgagcacgcggcaaacatggaacacaggaaaacatggaacaaaacgaaacacaacccaaaccaaaacacagaccatgacaaaaatgaggcctagagtactgtacagtattcctCCCAACAGCATCTGTACACGCTCATCACTCAATTTGGTATGTATACCAGAAGGGGGCACTACAGGCAAGCACATCACGGCtttatcaatttaaaaagtcaatggCTTCTgtatataagaaaaaaatgaccaCTGAGTCGAAAATACACTTACCTGTGTaagtgtatatataatacactTATACAATGGTACACttacctgactttggtgcaggcagcgtgggttcagttcccactcagtgacggtgtgaatgtaagtgcgaatggttgtccgtgtctatatgtgacctgtgactgactggtgaccagttcagggtgtagtctgccttttgcccaaagtcagctgggataggctccagcgccacgCAACCCTAacaaggataagcggtgttgaaatggatggatggaaataaagttgaatgtgattgactcgACTGTTGACTGTTTAATACGTCAATTGACTGTTCATGATGTGTTTGAGGGCTGCTCGGAAAAATCATGTCATGACGTGTTCAAAAGCAATTCACACTGTATGTAAGAAGTGTGTGTGGGGCGGggcgagggtgggggggggggggtgtcatgtTTCCCTCACTCAATGCTGATTTCCTCTCTGATGTTTAAAAACTGAGTGTTGTTTTTGAAAAGCAAAGGCATATTCTGAATCACAGCACTTGTTGTGGTTCTTATCATATTGTACCAGTGGACACTGGACCTTAATGTTGTAactcataggtgtcaaactcaagcattcacaaacatcattttatgtggcccgcgaaagcaaatcatcagaatcatctttatttgccaagtatgtccaaaaaacacagaaggaatttgtctccggtagttggagccgctctagttcaacagactgtcaattgacagagaacacttttgagacataaagacattgacaaaaaagcagtcactgagcaataaagggttaatatttatctggtaatgccggtacatgctcgtcaacttccctgatttttgctcaaatctgtacccaaattccaaattgtcataataatgttgagatattgcatttctctgttaccaaacccttcttctacattaacttaaacaatacttgaacaaactattatccttgtcttctgatttcaaaactagttatccctcaatttgttgtgtaatagtaacaatatgatttggtgatgaagcatttatatattttcactgttctaatggccctctgaggggaagcataactacaatgcggcctgagacaaaaatgggtttgacacccctgttgtaACTGGTCAGTGTGTTGTGCAACCTCAACATCCTTTTCACAGATTAAGAGAAtctatacagtatacactatGTGGAGACATCGACGGAAGGGAAATTAAAAGCTTTTTCACACAATGATTAGACCCACCTGACTGTGCCTCGCACAAGGATACCCTATCAGGGCCAAGGCGACTGAAGAACAAACCTGCAACCTTCACCTTTAAGTGTATGGTTATTTTCCCACTGGGGTTAATAAAGAACATCAAACAGAAACGATAGTGTGTACTTTGTAACTTCTATTCTATAGGAATCATCCCAGTTGAAAGGATAAATATTTGTACTtgggtttgcatttaaattgtgTTTCTGTGCCTCGAAGCGGTCAAATTACCACagacaatatttaaaacaatgtttgatgatagttgttgttatttatttgttcatgcaGATTGTTTATGCATTTTCATGTATTCGATGAAAGAGAATCCATACTCCAGCATCTTATCATTCATAATCAAgtcattgtaaatgtatacatccacgattgac
It includes:
- the cabp2a gene encoding calcium-binding protein 2a isoform X3, with translation MTDMKSMSSMEVPEGKLMKKKIESLRRWSSASIKRPPKPKAKTLSLSPPMGDRDDLWLQEGDRGNLRPIVDSVFGQDRDLRPEEMEELREAFREFDKDKDGFISSKDLGECMRTMGYMPTEMELIELSQQICGGRVDFEDFVELMGPKMLAETADMIGVKELRDAFREFDSDGDGQISLGELREAMKKLMGEQLNHREIDEILRDVDLNGDGEVDFEGEDVDVPLIFDTPAEIYSILYLPFEILMFNFRHFEQ
- the cabp2a gene encoding calcium-binding protein 2a isoform X2, translated to MTDMKSMSSMEVPEGKLMKKGSIKKKIESLRRWSSASIKRPPKPKAKTLSLSPPMGDRDDLWLQEGDRGNLRPIVDSVFGQDRDLRPEEMEELREAFREFDKDKDGFISSKDLGECMRTMGYMPTEMELIELSQQICGGRVDFEDFVELMGPKMLAETADMIGVKELRDAFREFDSDGDGQISLGELREAMKKLMGEQLNHREIDEILRDVDLNGDGEVDFEGEDVDVPLIFDTPAEIYSILYLPFEILMFNFRHFEQ
- the cabp2a gene encoding calcium-binding protein 2a isoform X1 is translated as MGNINKASRKNSTKSKGMSPVERSESPLTTGTLGGLRDAGEKDTEEEEDRGSEPEFDEPLCALVKNCNMLHNIVGPACVFLKQGFAQSQIDRDLRPEEMEELREAFREFDKDKDGFISSKDLGECMRTMGYMPTEMELIELSQQICGGRVDFEDFVELMGPKMLAETADMIGVKELRDAFREFDSDGDGQISLGELREAMKKLMGEQLNHREIDEILRDVDLNGDGEVDFEGEDVDVPLIFDTPAEIYSILYLPFEILMFNFRHFEQ
- the cabp2a gene encoding calcium-binding protein 2a isoform X4, whose product is MGNINKASRKNSTKSKGMSPVERSESPLTTGTLGGLRDAGEKDTEEEEDRGSEPEFDEPLCALVKNCNMLHNIVGPACVFLKQGFAQSQIDRDLRPEEMEELREAFREFDKDKDGFISSKDLGECMRTMGYMPTEMELIELSQQICGGRVDFEDFVELMGPKMLAETADMIGVKELRDAFREFDSDGDGQISLGELREAMKKLMGEQLNHREIDEILRDVDLNGDGEVDFEEFVRMMSR